Proteins encoded within one genomic window of Aquarana catesbeiana isolate 2022-GZ linkage group LG03, ASM4218655v1, whole genome shotgun sequence:
- the LOC141132193 gene encoding deoxyguanosine kinase, mitochondrial-like isoform X2, producing the protein MFINKIRVFLDTAKIHFCNSRQPDIKLFYTFIHKQGNEHGIAMSEKYVKPQGAAYSSRKGVKMKKLSVEGNIAVGKSSFLRLLASAYQEWSFMGEPLQKWQHVNSLSSHGMDNLLQLMYDNPARWSYTFQTLSCMTRFKTQIESFSEQLLKQQEPVRIFERSVYSDRFVFAKTLFELGHLNDMEWNMYQEWHTFLLQEFGERATLDGILYLRATPVKCFERLHKRARKEEERVTQQYLEKLHDQHEGWLINKDKDIHPAHSSNIPVLILEVDEDFEENPVVSQHLITKVRDFVVSL; encoded by the coding sequence ATGTTTATTAACAAAATCAGGGTATTCTTGGAtacagcaaaaatacatttttgtaattcACGGCAACCGGATATCAAACTGTTTTATACTTTTATTCACAAGCAAGGAAATGAACACGGAATTGCCATGTCTGAGAAATATGTGAAGCCGCAAGGTGCAGCTTACAGCtccaggaaaggggtgaaaatgaAGAAACTTTCTGTGGAAGGGAATATTGCTGTTGGAAAGTCAAGCTTCTTGAGATTATTAGCCAGCGCATATCAAGAATGGAGTTTTATGGGAGAACCTCTGCAGAAATGGCAGCATGTCAATTCTTTGTCCAGTCATGGGATGGATAATTTACTACAACTCATGTATGATAATCCAGCTCGATGGTCTTATACCTTTCAGACGCTTTCTTGTATGACTCGTTTTAAAACCCAGATTGAGTCGTTTTCAGAGCAGCTGCTGAAGCAGCAAGAACCTGTGCGTATATTTGAAAGGTCTGTATATAGTGATAGGTTTGTGTTTGCCAAGACGCTCTTTGAACTTGGCCATTTAAATGACATGGAATGGAACATGTATCAAGAATGGCACACTTTTTTACTTCAGGAGTTTGGTGAGAGAGCTACTCTGGATGGGATTTTATATCTCCGTGCAACTCCGGTGAAGTGCTTTGAGAGGCTTCACAAAAGGGCAAGGAAGGAAGAAGAGCGGGTTACCCAACAGTATCTTGAAAAGTTACATGACCAGCATGAAGGCTGGCTGATAAATAAGGACAAAGACATTCATCCTGCACATTCCAGTAACATTCCAGTTCTGATTTTAGAGGTTGATGAGGATTTTGAAGAGAATCCTGTAGTTAGTCAGCACCTCATTACCAAAGTGAGAGACTTTGTAGTCTCCCTGTAA